Within Stella humosa, the genomic segment CAGCAGGCCGCCCAGACGCAACGTGCCCTCGGGAAGCTCGAGGGCACGTCGCATCATCTGGCGCATTCCTTCGGGAAAGGCGGCGTAGGCCAGGCCCTCGATCACGAGGACCAGGCCGCACGCCACCCAGAACGTTCCCATCCGACGCGGATGGGCCTACTGCGCCGGTCGCGCCGGGACAGGCAAGGCCGGCGCTGCCGGTGCCACGCCGCCACGATTGGCGAAGTAGCGGAAGAAGTCACTGTCCGGGGACAGGACCATGGTGGTGTCGCCCGCACCCAGCGCCTCGCGATAGGCCTGCATGGAGCGATAGAACGAGAAGAAGGCCGGGTCCTGGCCGAAGGCGTCGGCATAGATCTTCACCGAATCGCCTTCGCCCTCGCCGCGCAGGATCTGCGACTGCTTCTGCGCCTCGGCGATGATGACCGTGCGCTCGCGCTCGGCGCGCGACCGGATGCGCTGGCCGAGCTCGGCACCCTGCGCCCGGAATTCCCGCGCCTCGCGTTCGCGCTCGGACTGCATCCGCGCGAAGATGGCCTGGCTGTTCTCCTCGGGCAGGTCGGCGCGCCGCAGCCGGACGTCGATGACATCGAGGCCGAAGTTGGCTGCCGCCTTGTTCACGTCCAGGCGGATCTCTTCCATGATCCGCGACCGCTCGTCGGACAGCACCTGGGCCAGGGTCACGTTGCCGATCACCCGGCGCAGGCTGCCGCTGATGGTGGCGCCCAGACGGGTCTGGGCCAGGGCTTCGGCGCCGATCGTCTGGTAGAAGCGCAGCGGGTCCACGATGCGATAGCGCGCATAGGCATCGATCACGAGCCGCTTCTGGTCGGATGCGATGACCTCTTCCGAGGCCGGAGCAAAGTCCAGCAAGCGCTTGTCATAGAAGACAGTATTCTGGATGAAGGGAATCTTCACCTTGAGGCCGGGGTCGCGGATCACCCGCTTGGGCTCGCCGAACTGCAGGACGATCGCCTGCTCGGCCTGGTTGACGATGAAGAGCGACGAGGTAGCCAGGATGATGGCGGCCACGACCACCACGCCCAGCCCCATCAGGAACTTGCGGTTCATTGCGTGGTGCCCCCGGTCGGCGTGCGGGACGAGGTGCTGGGCGTGGCCGGCTGGCCGCTGCGCCGGGCGATCTCCGGCAGCGGCAGGTATGGCACGACGCCGGAACCTCCGCTGTTCTTGTCGATCAGCACCTTGTTCACGCCGCGCAGCACGTCTTCCATCGTTTCCAGATAGATGCGCTGGGTCGTGACGTCGGGCGCCACCTTGTAGGCCGTGTAGACCGAGATGAAGCGCTGCGCGTCACCCTCGGAGCGGGCGACGACCTCCTGCTTGTAGGCTTCGGACTCCTGGATCAGGCGCTCGGCCTCGCCACGGGCCCGCGGAATGATGTCGTTGCGATAGGCCTCGGCCTCGTTGCGCAGCCGCTCCTGGTCGGCGCGGGCGCGCTGCACGTCGCGGAAGGCATCGATGACGGGGCCGGGCGGATCGACCTTCTGCAACTGCACCTGGGTGATCAGGATGCCGGCCTTGTAGTTGTCCAGCACCTCCTGCAGCAGGCGCAGCGTGTTCTGCTCGATCTCGCGGCGGCCTTCGGCGAGCGCCAGTGCGATCGGGATCTGGCCGATCGATTCACGCACCGCGCTCTCGGAAGCGGCCTTCACCGTCTGCTCGGGCGAGCGGATGTTGAACAGGAACTCGCCGGCGTTGCGGATGACCCAGAAGACCGTGAAGTTGATGTCGACGATGTTCTCGTCGCCCGTCAGCATCAGGCTTTCTTCGGGAATCTGGCGCACGGCGCTGCCACGTACCGTCTCGGCCGCCCGGAAGCCGATCTCGACCCGGTTCACGCGCGTGACCTTCGGCGTCAGCACGGATTCGATCGGTGTCGGCAGATGGTAGTTCAGGCCGGGCTGGGTCGTCTTCACGAACTCCCCGAAGCGCAGCACCACGCCCTGCTCGTCCGGCAGCACGCGATAGAAGCC encodes:
- a CDS encoding DUF2065 domain-containing protein: MGTFWVACGLVLVIEGLAYAAFPEGMRQMMRRALELPEGTLRLGGLLAAIVGVAVVWLVRG
- the hflC gene encoding protease modulator HflC, giving the protein MNRKFLMGLGVVVVAAIILATSSLFIVNQAEQAIVLQFGEPKRVIRDPGLKVKIPFIQNTVFYDKRLLDFAPASEEVIASDQKRLVIDAYARYRIVDPLRFYQTIGAEALAQTRLGATISGSLRRVIGNVTLAQVLSDERSRIMEEIRLDVNKAAANFGLDVIDVRLRRADLPEENSQAIFARMQSEREREAREFRAQGAELGQRIRSRAERERTVIIAEAQKQSQILRGEGEGDSVKIYADAFGQDPAFFSFYRSMQAYREALGAGDTTMVLSPDSDFFRYFANRGGVAPAAPALPVPARPAQ
- the hflK gene encoding FtsH protease activity modulator HflK, with the protein product MPWNNQGGGGPWGGGGGGQGPWGRGPSGGGGSQPPNLEEIIRQGQDRFRRLMPRGFGGGRGILVVVVVLALIWLGSGFYRVLPDEQGVVLRFGEFVKTTQPGLNYHLPTPIESVLTPKVTRVNRVEIGFRAAETVRGSAVRQIPEESLMLTGDENIVDINFTVFWVIRNAGEFLFNIRSPEQTVKAASESAVRESIGQIPIALALAEGRREIEQNTLRLLQEVLDNYKAGILITQVQLQKVDPPGPVIDAFRDVQRARADQERLRNEAEAYRNDIIPRARGEAERLIQESEAYKQEVVARSEGDAQRFISVYTAYKVAPDVTTQRIYLETMEDVLRGVNKVLIDKNSGGSGVVPYLPLPEIARRSGQPATPSTSSRTPTGGTTQ